From a region of the Prevotella melaninogenica genome:
- a CDS encoding cytochrome c biogenesis protein ResB translates to MWNKPYTLKEGTAIVVGLLVTGGLLQVTIGPLEWGIFAWPANIITLILLVLALIIVYALRKRSYFCRFMSTMQAAIPAIATAAILTLLMGLTKQVAEGKAPIDPLGLTKMLNFWPFILVYLWMTAIVGEVTLNQIAHFSWRRLPTLTSHVGLFLVLTCGTLGSADMLRVKMFCEQGQVEWRGLDAFSAVHHLPVAIQLEKFTIDEYPPKLMLIDNMGLPLPKGKPENILLDKNVKSGQLLDCKIEVLKRIDNAMPVMLSKMVGKMPGGMMSNIRMDSLGQARNKDGYIASDATGTACAILVKVTTGVDANGSSDSGLIKGHKSTVTGWLTCGSYLFPYQSLKLSDGRRLVMPNREPRRFASLVDIYTQDGKNIHTEIEVNKPFSIDGWKIYQLSYNEQMGKWSNLSIFEIVTDPWMPVVYVGIFMLLFGAVGMFLTASRKKEVKL, encoded by the coding sequence ATGTGGAATAAACCTTATACACTTAAAGAAGGTACAGCAATAGTCGTTGGTTTATTGGTTACAGGTGGATTATTACAGGTAACAATAGGTCCCTTAGAGTGGGGTATCTTTGCTTGGCCAGCCAACATTATTACATTAATCTTACTCGTACTGGCACTTATCATAGTCTATGCACTTCGTAAGCGGTCTTATTTCTGTCGTTTCATGTCAACCATGCAAGCGGCGATTCCAGCTATTGCTACAGCTGCAATACTCACTCTTCTTATGGGACTTACCAAACAAGTGGCAGAGGGGAAAGCTCCCATTGACCCACTTGGTCTAACAAAGATGCTTAATTTCTGGCCGTTTATCCTTGTTTACCTATGGATGACAGCCATTGTTGGTGAAGTCACTTTGAATCAAATAGCACATTTCTCTTGGCGTCGCTTGCCAACACTAACGAGTCATGTCGGACTGTTCCTTGTTCTTACATGTGGTACACTTGGTAGTGCAGATATGCTTCGAGTAAAGATGTTTTGCGAGCAAGGACAGGTTGAGTGGCGTGGTCTTGATGCTTTTAGTGCTGTTCATCACCTCCCTGTTGCAATTCAACTGGAGAAGTTTACCATTGATGAATATCCACCTAAGCTCATGCTTATTGACAATATGGGACTTCCGCTTCCTAAGGGAAAACCTGAGAACATTCTTTTAGATAAGAATGTAAAGTCAGGTCAACTGTTAGATTGTAAGATTGAGGTACTCAAGCGTATTGATAATGCTATGCCAGTTATGCTCAGTAAGATGGTTGGTAAGATGCCTGGTGGTATGATGAGCAATATCCGTATGGACTCTTTAGGACAGGCACGTAATAAGGATGGCTATATAGCTTCGGATGCAACAGGTACTGCTTGTGCGATATTGGTAAAGGTAACAACTGGTGTAGATGCTAATGGAAGCAGTGACTCTGGTTTAATTAAAGGTCATAAAAGTACTGTAACTGGTTGGCTCACTTGTGGAAGCTATCTTTTCCCTTATCAGTCTTTGAAACTTAGTGATGGTAGAAGATTGGTTATGCCAAATCGTGAGCCACGTCGTTTCGCTTCACTTGTTGACATCTATACACAGGATGGAAAAAATATTCACACCGAGATAGAGGTTAACAAACCTTTTAGTATTGATGGATGGAAAATCTATCAGCTAAGTTACAATGAACAAATGGGCAAGTGGAGTAATCTAAGTATCTTTGAGATTGTAACAGACCCTTGGATGCCAGTTGTCTATGTAGGTATATTCATGTTGTTATTTGGAGCTGTTGGAATGTTCTTGACAGCAAGTCGTAAGAAGGAGGTTAAGCTATGA
- the ccsA gene encoding cytochrome c biogenesis protein CcsA: MIWSYFIIFAVVSVVLWAIGAWAAWRNRRILAFGATGLGLVIFFSYILIMWITLERPPLRTMGETRLWYSFFLPLAGIIVFSRWQYKWILSFSTLLATVFVCVNIFKPEIHSKTLMPALQSPWFAPHVIVYMMAYALLGAAVVMSVYLLFFKKGTDTIKEMEITDNLAYVGLSFMTLGMLMGALWAKEAWGHYWSWDPKETWAAITWLAYLVYVHYRQYRPRIVRPALWVLIIAFILLQMCWWGINYLPSAQGMSVHTYNLS; encoded by the coding sequence ATGATTTGGAGTTATTTTATCATATTTGCAGTCGTATCAGTAGTTTTATGGGCTATAGGTGCATGGGCTGCATGGCGTAACCGTCGTATCTTAGCGTTTGGCGCAACAGGTCTTGGACTTGTAATCTTCTTTTCCTACATTCTTATTATGTGGATAACATTGGAGCGTCCACCACTTCGAACGATGGGAGAAACGCGTTTATGGTATAGTTTTTTCCTTCCTTTGGCAGGTATTATTGTCTTTAGTCGTTGGCAGTATAAATGGATATTGAGCTTTTCAACACTTCTTGCAACAGTGTTTGTATGTGTTAATATCTTTAAGCCTGAGATTCATTCCAAGACGCTTATGCCAGCCTTGCAGAGTCCATGGTTTGCTCCTCATGTAATTGTGTATATGATGGCATATGCACTTTTGGGTGCAGCAGTAGTCATGTCGGTCTATCTTCTTTTCTTTAAGAAGGGAACTGATACGATTAAAGAGATGGAGATAACTGATAACCTCGCCTATGTTGGACTATCATTTATGACACTTGGTATGCTTATGGGTGCTTTGTGGGCAAAAGAGGCATGGGGACATTATTGGTCATGGGACCCAAAAGAAACATGGGCAGCTATCACTTGGCTTGCTTATTTGGTCTATGTTCACTATCGTCAGTATCGTCCTCGCATTGTTCGCCCAGCCTTATGGGTACTCATTATAGCCTTCATCTTACTGCAGATGTGCTGGTGGGGAATTAATTATCTGCCGTCAGCGCAAGGAATGAGTGTTCATACATATAACTTAAGTTAA
- the pncB gene encoding nicotinate phosphoribosyltransferase, with the protein MRQIINHFTDDDLYKLTMCCAVIDNYPRAHVCYQFVDRDDTVYPEDFALEVEHQIELLETVVITDEEISFLRQKCNYLPEWFLTYLRGFRFSREWVKVWQDEDRHLHIEFEGLWADTILLEVKVLAIISELFYMFNDQAQKFDYQELYDKTYHKTERLLEAGCVFSDFGTRRRASLTAEDTAVRAMKDCYDSREWKGRFVGTSNIHLAMKYNLMPVGTMAHEFICAIGGMFGPQMANYMAMEAWRRTYRGALGTYLYDSFGWDIFSYNFSEDFANQFKGLRIDSGDNFEQLEKIIAKYNSFGIDARDKQVLFSNALDTDKAIEIQRYAENRVKPSFGIGTHFTNDFPHVKPMNIVIKLVAVKITESWPFYNETCKISEDKGKHTGKPEVIKRFMEAINYKE; encoded by the coding sequence ATGAGACAGATTATTAATCACTTTACAGACGATGACCTTTATAAGCTTACAATGTGCTGTGCTGTCATTGACAACTATCCACGTGCACATGTTTGCTATCAGTTTGTTGATCGTGACGATACGGTCTATCCAGAAGATTTTGCACTTGAAGTGGAACATCAAATAGAGTTACTTGAGACGGTTGTTATTACCGACGAAGAAATAAGTTTTCTTCGACAGAAGTGCAATTATCTTCCAGAATGGTTCTTGACATACCTCCGCGGCTTTCGCTTTTCACGTGAGTGGGTGAAGGTATGGCAGGATGAGGATAGGCATCTTCATATTGAGTTTGAAGGATTATGGGCTGATACTATTCTGTTAGAGGTAAAGGTTCTTGCCATCATTTCAGAGCTATTCTATATGTTTAACGACCAAGCTCAGAAGTTTGATTATCAAGAACTTTACGATAAGACTTACCATAAGACAGAGCGATTACTTGAGGCTGGATGTGTATTCTCAGACTTTGGTACACGTCGTCGTGCCAGCCTTACAGCAGAAGATACTGCTGTTCGTGCCATGAAGGATTGCTACGACAGTCGTGAATGGAAAGGACGCTTTGTTGGAACAAGCAATATTCATCTTGCCATGAAGTATAATCTTATGCCTGTTGGTACGATGGCGCATGAGTTTATTTGCGCTATTGGCGGTATGTTTGGACCTCAAATGGCAAACTATATGGCCATGGAAGCATGGCGTAGAACTTATCGAGGTGCTTTGGGAACTTACCTTTACGATTCCTTTGGGTGGGATATATTCTCTTATAACTTCTCTGAAGACTTTGCTAATCAGTTCAAGGGATTGCGTATTGACTCTGGTGATAACTTTGAGCAATTAGAGAAGATCATTGCAAAATATAATTCTTTCGGTATCGATGCACGTGATAAGCAGGTGTTATTCTCAAATGCTTTAGATACGGATAAGGCTATTGAGATACAGCGTTATGCTGAGAATCGAGTGAAGCCTTCATTTGGTATTGGTACTCACTTTACCAATGATTTCCCACATGTAAAGCCAATGAACATTGTTATTAAGTTGGTCGCTGTAAAGATTACGGAGTCATGGCCGTTCTATAACGAGACCTGTAAGATCTCAGAAGACAAAGGTAAGCATACAGGTAAGCCTGAGGTTATAAAGCGCTTCATGGAAGCAATTAATTATAAAGAATAG
- a CDS encoding MATE family efflux transporter — translation MSYQFSKYETHYRNLTYLGVPIIIGQLGNLILNFADTLMIGHHSTEELAAAAFVNNMFTLVIIFAIGFTYAITALVGILYGQDKTHRIGEVMKSAAAANTCMAILLSAIMIVLYLNIHRLGQPEELLPLIRPYFLIQLVSLPFVCWFNTFRQFTDGITDTKVAMWILVAGNVMNIFGNWVLIYGHLGLPEMGLVGAGLSTMISRIVMAFIMVGIFFFSRKYKEYKKGWSLGQVKYADFKQITVLGIPLALQMGMETAAFSLSSLMVGWFGTESLAAHQVMLTISQLGYMIYYGLAAAVAVRISNFMGQRDYLAVRRTATAGIHLVFLLAILTSVPIFICRHIIGGLFTDNVNVISMVSMTIIPFMIYQFGDGLQCNYANAMRGTANVRPLIWIAFVSFFIVSLPLGYLFGVVMNYQLVGVWFAFPFGLTLSGVLYYIYYQKGLKKIESGAKA, via the coding sequence ATGTCATATCAATTTTCAAAGTACGAAACACACTATCGTAACCTTACTTATTTAGGCGTTCCAATCATTATCGGACAATTAGGAAACCTTATTCTTAACTTTGCCGATACTCTTATGATTGGACATCATAGTACAGAAGAATTGGCTGCAGCGGCATTTGTCAACAATATGTTTACGCTGGTCATTATTTTTGCTATTGGCTTTACATATGCTATTACAGCACTTGTTGGTATTCTATACGGACAGGATAAGACACATCGTATTGGTGAAGTAATGAAGAGTGCTGCTGCAGCTAACACCTGTATGGCAATACTTTTATCTGCCATTATGATTGTTCTGTACTTGAACATTCACCGTTTGGGACAGCCAGAAGAGTTATTACCACTCATACGCCCTTACTTCCTTATCCAACTTGTATCTCTCCCATTTGTATGTTGGTTTAATACTTTCCGCCAGTTTACTGATGGTATCACTGACACAAAGGTGGCAATGTGGATTCTTGTTGCAGGAAATGTAATGAATATCTTTGGTAACTGGGTACTTATCTATGGTCATTTAGGACTTCCAGAGATGGGATTGGTTGGTGCAGGACTATCTACAATGATTTCACGTATCGTGATGGCTTTCATTATGGTAGGCATCTTCTTCTTTAGTAGGAAATATAAAGAATACAAGAAGGGGTGGAGCTTGGGCCAAGTGAAATATGCAGACTTCAAGCAGATTACTGTTCTTGGTATTCCTTTAGCATTACAAATGGGTATGGAAACTGCTGCCTTTAGCCTTTCAAGCTTGATGGTTGGTTGGTTCGGTACAGAATCTTTAGCGGCTCATCAGGTTATGTTGACGATTTCACAGTTAGGCTACATGATCTACTATGGCTTGGCAGCAGCGGTAGCAGTACGCATTAGTAACTTCATGGGACAACGTGACTATCTTGCTGTAAGACGAACAGCAACGGCAGGAATACATTTAGTTTTCTTGCTTGCCATACTCACTTCTGTGCCTATCTTTATTTGCCGTCATATCATCGGTGGTCTTTTCACTGATAACGTAAACGTTATTTCAATGGTCTCTATGACGATTATTCCATTTATGATTTATCAGTTTGGTGATGGCTTGCAGTGTAATTATGCCAATGCAATGCGTGGTACAGCTAATGTTCGTCCATTAATTTGGATTGCGTTTGTTTCTTTCTTCATCGTATCTCTACCTTTAGGCTATCTCTTTGGAGTCGTTATGAACTATCAGTTGGTTGGTGTTTGGTTTGCCTTCCCATTTGGTTTAACATTGTCAGGCGTACTTTACTATATCTACTATCAGAAGGGATTAAAGAAGATAGAGTCTGGAGCAAAGGCATAA